Proteins found in one Labrenzia sp. VG12 genomic segment:
- a CDS encoding DUF6638 family protein, producing MMRLVKHGLMYGNLIEVTSPSMVARYNRALEHLTGKQTSLQEFHIDISGYSPEIGDELGDEHYLNPNGSNRQFILLTVEQKTAPLLNARFSTSRKILRRFIDDNEEQLFALSIRDSIVGELINSVYSLRSPRDLFDIRTIEIEADTVGGHAEAGEDLGDLIERFMKEPDGWWDDVLIAEMIELSKQTGDIIRTPLTLQNVRYEQRNFYTSHYGGLYVFRDVKDSAVIAPSDTDIVVDLPVNEVLTLEDRQSIAEFLYRNTLVEPIYEACGERAANILKQKLDFIVIDAAAGQGEDLSDVTRRDLRVLKRKYHQNLPPEYHALDRAVRTLGRGGGSGWPSVDNPAYFYLLRSRNHRDRDLVNMLLADLTKLDFRQLFICHKDAFYAHYATWSDTKKTYAANFLAEEYLVDKVGTRLELFGPEPGMEEDEVEDYGFGRNRGPWGAVPQDEDEDRAR from the coding sequence ATGATGCGTCTCGTCAAACATGGACTGATGTATGGCAACCTGATCGAGGTGACGTCTCCGTCCATGGTTGCCCGCTACAATCGGGCCCTGGAACACCTGACCGGCAAGCAAACGAGCCTCCAGGAATTCCACATCGACATATCCGGATATTCACCGGAGATCGGGGACGAGCTTGGCGACGAACATTACCTGAACCCGAACGGCTCCAACCGGCAGTTCATTCTGCTGACTGTCGAGCAGAAGACCGCCCCGCTGCTCAATGCCAGGTTTTCGACATCCAGAAAGATCCTGCGCCGTTTCATCGACGACAACGAGGAACAGCTCTTTGCGCTCTCCATTCGTGACAGCATTGTCGGCGAGCTGATCAACTCCGTCTATTCGCTGAGGTCTCCAAGGGATCTCTTCGACATCCGCACCATTGAAATCGAGGCAGACACGGTTGGCGGTCATGCAGAGGCCGGCGAGGATCTCGGGGACCTGATCGAACGCTTCATGAAGGAGCCGGACGGCTGGTGGGACGACGTGCTCATCGCCGAGATGATCGAGCTGTCCAAACAGACCGGCGACATCATCCGCACGCCCCTCACGCTGCAAAATGTCCGTTACGAGCAGCGGAATTTCTATACCTCGCACTATGGCGGTCTTTATGTGTTCCGGGACGTGAAGGACTCGGCCGTGATTGCCCCGTCCGACACGGATATCGTGGTCGACTTGCCTGTCAATGAAGTGCTGACCCTCGAAGACCGTCAGTCGATTGCCGAATTTCTGTACCGGAATACCCTGGTCGAACCGATCTACGAGGCCTGCGGAGAACGCGCGGCCAACATTTTGAAACAGAAACTCGACTTCATCGTCATTGACGCCGCAGCCGGTCAGGGCGAGGACCTGAGTGACGTCACCCGGCGCGATCTGCGTGTCCTGAAGCGGAAATATCACCAGAACCTTCCGCCCGAATATCACGCGCTCGACCGGGCGGTCCGAACGCTTGGCCGCGGCGGCGGCAGTGGCTGGCCATCGGTCGACAATCCCGCCTATTTCTACCTGCTGAGGTCCCGCAACCACCGCGACCGGGATCTGGTGAACATGCTGCTGGCGGACCTGACAAAACTGGACTTCCGCCAGCTGTTCATTTGCCACAAGGATGCGTTTTACGCCCACTACGCGACCTGGTCCGACACCAAGAAGACCTATGCCGCCAATTTCCTGGCCGAGGAATACCTCGTCGACAAGGTCGGCACCCGTCTGGAACTGTTCGGACCGGAACCCGGCATGGAAGAAGACGAGGTCGAGGATTACGGCTTCGGCCGCAATCGCGGGCCCTGGGGCGCCGTACCGCAAGATGAGGACGAGGACCGAGCGCGATGA
- a CDS encoding DUF1523 family protein has product MKYLKWIIGIPLLIVVVAFLHYTLPGRDVVRIVGTDVKRMDIGSSAFFWAAPDAGTNPNWTRDVRFISTVWPDGRPRVYRNEDTDWGWPPYFKFDSSNITARAQDLVKKEGDVWVAVTHYGWRVELFTIFPNAIDIEVVDGPDTLLIPWFNILFILVLAALGMLILKTVNAFKKRRIDPVVDSIDGFMDDVGDNAEQARAHASKRASEATSGFRRWLKRWFG; this is encoded by the coding sequence ATGAAATATCTCAAATGGATCATCGGCATTCCGCTGCTCATCGTGGTCGTTGCCTTCCTGCATTACACGCTGCCTGGCCGCGATGTCGTGCGCATTGTCGGCACCGACGTCAAACGCATGGACATCGGCTCTTCGGCCTTCTTCTGGGCCGCGCCGGACGCCGGCACCAACCCGAACTGGACCCGTGACGTGCGCTTCATCAGCACGGTGTGGCCGGACGGACGTCCCAGGGTCTATCGCAACGAAGACACCGATTGGGGCTGGCCTCCCTATTTCAAGTTCGACAGCAGCAACATAACCGCCCGCGCCCAGGACCTGGTCAAGAAAGAGGGCGACGTCTGGGTCGCCGTTACCCACTACGGCTGGCGTGTCGAGCTGTTCACGATCTTTCCGAACGCCATCGACATCGAGGTCGTTGACGGACCTGACACGTTGCTGATCCCCTGGTTCAACATCCTGTTCATCCTGGTGCTCGCCGCGCTTGGCATGCTGATCCTGAAGACCGTGAATGCCTTCAAGAAACGCCGGATCGATCCGGTTGTCGACAGCATCGACGGCTTCATGGACGATGTCGGCGACAATGCGGAACAGGCACGCGCCCATGCCTCCAAACGGGCAAGCGAAGCCACCAGCGGCTTCCGGCGCTGGCTGAAGCGCTGGTTCGGCTGA
- a CDS encoding LacI family DNA-binding transcriptional regulator has product MTDRKIRNMEEFASVSGISRPTVSKYFNDPESVRQSTRERIEQALERYDFRPNIYAINQNRRLTKNIGIVVPYLADPFFAEIARNIERRCIEAGFWPTLFSSHGEQEQENDILSSLRSLKPAGVLLAPLGRASDRSVIEKFCKDVPTVLFDSNIEGIGEAFVGSDNFSFVSQTVEYLTRSGEPPCFFEMSTPANPNANKRRNAYLKVMEDLGHEAHVVKVDGEGWAFEEIGRNGALRILDVHGFPTDTILCSNDRLAIGLLSACYEKGFRVGRGEGCALRVASHDDHPFSRFTCPSLTTAAHDYDSVADHAFRTLQDLIEAGGTFQNRQETLFAARLVLRASA; this is encoded by the coding sequence ATGACGGATCGAAAAATCAGAAACATGGAAGAGTTTGCCTCTGTCAGCGGCATCTCCAGACCGACCGTCTCCAAGTATTTCAACGACCCGGAAAGTGTCCGGCAGTCGACCCGCGAGCGCATCGAGCAGGCCCTGGAACGCTATGATTTCCGCCCGAACATTTATGCCATCAACCAGAACCGGCGCCTGACCAAGAATATCGGCATCGTGGTGCCATATCTTGCCGATCCGTTTTTTGCGGAGATCGCCCGCAACATCGAGCGGCGCTGTATCGAGGCCGGGTTCTGGCCCACCCTGTTCAGTTCCCACGGCGAGCAGGAACAGGAAAACGACATTCTCTCCAGCCTGCGCTCCCTGAAGCCGGCCGGCGTTCTTCTGGCGCCGCTTGGGCGCGCCTCGGACCGGTCCGTGATCGAAAAGTTCTGCAAGGATGTGCCGACCGTCCTCTTCGACAGCAATATTGAAGGCATTGGCGAGGCGTTTGTCGGCTCGGACAATTTCAGCTTCGTCTCCCAGACCGTCGAATATCTCACCAGGTCAGGAGAACCGCCGTGTTTCTTTGAAATGAGCACGCCCGCCAACCCGAACGCCAACAAGCGGCGCAACGCATACCTGAAGGTGATGGAGGACCTCGGGCACGAAGCGCACGTGGTCAAGGTCGACGGCGAAGGCTGGGCCTTCGAGGAAATCGGCCGAAATGGGGCACTGCGGATCCTGGACGTGCACGGCTTTCCGACCGACACCATCCTGTGCAGCAACGACCGCCTGGCCATCGGCCTCCTGTCCGCCTGTTATGAAAAGGGCTTCCGTGTGGGCCGTGGCGAAGGTTGCGCCCTCAGGGTCGCCTCCCACGACGACCACCCCTTTTCGCGCTTCACCTGCCCGTCCCTGACGACCGCCGCACATGACTACGACTCCGTTGCCGACCATGCATTCCGGACTTTGCAGGATCTGATCGAGGCCGGCGGCACCTTCCAAAATCGGCAGGAAACCCTGTTTGCAGCGCGACTTGTGTTACGCGCGTCCGCCTAA
- a CDS encoding sugar ABC transporter substrate-binding protein — translation MSLKNALRAVTALTLISATSAAYAETLTIATVNNGDMIRMQGLTEDFTAKTGHTVEWVTLEENVLRQRVTQDIAAKGGQFDIMTIGMYETPIWAANEWLVSLDDLPASYDADDILPAMRAGLSHSGSLFAAPFYGESSMIMYRTDLMEKAGVTMPDAPTWSDVEAAAKAMTDKDNEIYGVCLRGKAGWGENMAFITTVANSFGARWFDENWKPQLDTPQWKDAVTFYNNLLENYGPPGASTNGFNENLALFQQGKCGMWIDATVAASFVTNPNDSTVADKVGFALAPNKEGVDKRANWLWAWALAIPAGTQKEAAAKQFIEWATSKDYIELVASKEGWANVPPGARTSLYENPEYQKVPFAKMTLESINAANPDSPTVEPVPYVGIQYVAIPEWAGIGTAAGQEFSAMVAGQQSVDEALAKAQALTAEEMEAAGY, via the coding sequence ATGTCATTGAAGAACGCATTACGTGCGGTCACCGCACTTACCTTGATTTCTGCAACCTCAGCCGCCTATGCGGAAACGCTGACCATTGCGACCGTGAACAACGGCGACATGATCCGCATGCAGGGCCTGACGGAAGACTTCACCGCCAAGACCGGCCACACGGTCGAGTGGGTCACACTGGAAGAGAACGTGCTGCGTCAGCGCGTCACCCAGGACATCGCCGCCAAGGGCGGTCAGTTCGACATCATGACCATCGGCATGTACGAGACCCCGATCTGGGCCGCCAATGAATGGCTCGTGTCTCTCGACGACCTGCCGGCAAGCTACGACGCCGATGACATCCTGCCGGCCATGCGCGCCGGTCTCAGCCACAGTGGCAGCCTCTTCGCCGCCCCGTTCTACGGCGAAAGCTCCATGATCATGTATCGCACGGATCTCATGGAAAAGGCCGGCGTTACGATGCCGGACGCTCCGACCTGGAGCGATGTCGAGGCAGCGGCAAAGGCCATGACCGACAAGGACAACGAGATCTACGGCGTCTGCCTGCGTGGCAAGGCCGGCTGGGGTGAGAACATGGCGTTCATCACCACCGTTGCCAACTCCTTCGGCGCGCGCTGGTTCGACGAGAACTGGAAGCCGCAGCTGGATACCCCGCAGTGGAAGGACGCCGTGACCTTCTACAACAACCTTCTGGAAAACTACGGTCCTCCGGGCGCCTCCACCAACGGCTTCAACGAGAACCTGGCGCTGTTCCAGCAGGGCAAGTGCGGCATGTGGATCGACGCCACCGTCGCGGCCTCCTTCGTGACCAACCCGAATGACTCCACCGTGGCGGACAAGGTCGGCTTCGCGCTGGCACCGAACAAGGAAGGTGTCGACAAGCGGGCAAACTGGCTCTGGGCCTGGGCTCTTGCCATCCCGGCCGGCACCCAGAAGGAAGCAGCGGCCAAGCAGTTCATCGAATGGGCAACCTCCAAGGACTACATCGAACTGGTCGCGTCCAAGGAAGGCTGGGCCAATGTTCCTCCGGGCGCCCGCACGTCCCTTTACGAGAACCCGGAATACCAGAAGGTCCCGTTCGCCAAGATGACGCTTGAAAGCATCAACGCGGCCAACCCGGACAGCCCGACCGTCGAGCCGGTTCCCTATGTCGGCATCCAGTATGTCGCCATCCCGGAATGGGCAGGCATCGGCACCGCGGCGGGTCAGGAATTCTCGGCAATGGTGGCTGGTCAGCAGAGCGTTGACGAAGCCCTGGCAAAGGCCCAGGCGCTGACCGCCGAGGAAATGGAAGCCGCCGGCTACTAA
- a CDS encoding carbohydrate ABC transporter permease: MATQHSRSAARIMMAPAVILLLGWMLIPLTMTLVFSFKKYLPLRGGDLGWVGFDNYVRFVSSSAFWPSVQTTLVIVGGVLVITIVFGVLLSILLDQPMWGQGIVRILVIAPFFVMPTVSALVWKNMFMDPVNGLFAHLWKAFGAQPIEWLSDASLFSIILIVSWQWLPFATLILLTAIQSLDSEQLEAAEMDGAPPLARFAFIILPHLSRAITIVVLIQTIFLLAIFAEIFVTTSGAFGTRTLTYLIFQRVLESQNVGLGSAGGVYAIILANIVAIFLMRIVGKNLDT; this comes from the coding sequence ATGGCTACCCAGCACTCCCGCTCCGCCGCCCGCATCATGATGGCGCCTGCTGTCATTCTGCTGCTCGGCTGGATGCTCATCCCGCTCACGATGACCCTGGTGTTCTCGTTCAAGAAATACCTGCCGCTGCGCGGCGGCGACCTCGGATGGGTGGGGTTCGACAACTATGTCCGCTTCGTCTCCTCCAGCGCCTTCTGGCCCAGCGTCCAGACGACCCTCGTCATCGTTGGCGGCGTGCTTGTCATCACCATTGTCTTCGGCGTCCTGCTGTCGATCCTGCTCGACCAGCCCATGTGGGGCCAGGGCATCGTCCGCATTCTCGTGATCGCTCCGTTCTTCGTCATGCCGACGGTTTCCGCGCTTGTCTGGAAGAACATGTTCATGGATCCCGTGAACGGCCTCTTCGCCCATTTGTGGAAAGCCTTCGGCGCCCAGCCGATCGAGTGGCTCAGCGATGCCTCGCTGTTTTCCATCATCCTGATCGTGTCCTGGCAGTGGCTCCCCTTTGCCACCCTGATCCTGCTGACCGCAATTCAGTCGCTCGACAGTGAGCAGCTGGAAGCCGCCGAAATGGACGGCGCGCCGCCGCTCGCCCGCTTCGCCTTCATCATCCTGCCGCACCTGTCGCGCGCCATCACCATTGTGGTGCTGATCCAGACGATCTTCCTGCTTGCGATCTTCGCGGAAATCTTCGTCACCACAAGCGGCGCATTCGGCACCAGAACCCTCACCTACCTGATCTTCCAGCGGGTTCTGGAAAGCCAGAATGTCGGTCTCGGATCGGCGGGCGGTGTCTACGCAATCATTCTCGCCAACATCGTTGCCATCTTCCTGATGCGCATCGTCGGCAAAAACCTGGACACCTGA
- a CDS encoding carbohydrate ABC transporter permease, with the protein MARAVTTRRKTINTMAAWTIGLLIFFPILWTILTSFKTEAQAINDPPLFLFFDWTLENYAIVQERSDYMRFLWNSVIIAGGSTVLGLIIAVPAAWSMAFVPSKRTKDILMWMLSTKMLPAVGVLYPIYLLFIQLGLLDTRVGLTIVMMLINLPIIVWMLYTYFKEIPGEILEAARMDGATLKEEILYILTPMAIPGIASTMLLNFILAWNEAFWTLNLTAAKAAPLTAFIASYSSPEGLFYAKLSAASTMAIAPILILGWFSQKQLVRGLTFGAVK; encoded by the coding sequence ATGGCACGCGCTGTTACCACCCGCCGCAAGACGATCAACACGATGGCCGCCTGGACCATCGGCCTCCTGATCTTCTTCCCGATCCTCTGGACCATCCTGACCAGCTTCAAGACGGAAGCCCAGGCGATCAACGACCCGCCGCTGTTCCTGTTCTTCGACTGGACCCTGGAGAACTACGCCATCGTCCAGGAACGCTCGGACTATATGCGTTTCCTCTGGAACTCGGTGATCATTGCCGGCGGCTCAACCGTTCTTGGGCTGATCATTGCCGTCCCGGCAGCCTGGTCGATGGCCTTCGTGCCCTCCAAACGCACCAAGGACATCCTGATGTGGATGCTGTCCACCAAGATGCTGCCCGCCGTCGGCGTGCTTTATCCGATCTACCTTCTCTTCATTCAACTGGGCCTCCTGGATACCCGCGTCGGTCTGACCATCGTGATGATGCTGATCAATCTGCCGATCATCGTCTGGATGCTCTACACCTACTTCAAGGAAATCCCTGGCGAGATCCTGGAAGCGGCCCGGATGGACGGGGCGACGTTGAAAGAGGAAATTCTCTATATCCTCACGCCAATGGCCATTCCCGGAATTGCCTCCACGATGCTGCTCAACTTCATCCTGGCCTGGAACGAAGCGTTCTGGACCTTGAACCTGACGGCCGCCAAGGCCGCGCCCCTCACCGCATTCATTGCCAGCTATTCCAGCCCGGAAGGCCTTTTCTACGCCAAGCTCAGCGCCGCCTCGACCATGGCGATCGCGCCCATCCTGATCCTCGGATGGTTCAGCCAGAAACAGCTTGTGCGCGGCCTCACCTTCGGCGCGGTCAAATAG
- a CDS encoding ABC transporter ATP-binding protein yields the protein MGQITLNQITKSFGDVQVIPPLDLQIEDGEFVVFVGPSGCGKSTLLRLIAGLEDTTSGQITIDGKDATEVPPAKRGLAMVFQSYALYPHMSVRKNIAFPLRMAGLDKDAQNAKVEAAAKVLNLTDYLDRRPGQLSGGQRQRVAIGRAIVREPAAFLFDEPLSNLDAALRVNMRLEISELHQSLQTTMIYVTHDQVEAMTMADKIVVLQAGVIEQVGSPLDLYHTPRNKFVAGFIGSPKMNFLMGAYASEYDATTIGIRPEHLTVSSTEGKWQGTVGVSEHLGSDTFLYVEIDGLDDPLTVRSSGEVGLRHGDTVYLTPDPEKIHRFDNQGLRIA from the coding sequence ATGGGTCAGATTACCCTCAACCAGATCACCAAGAGCTTCGGCGACGTCCAGGTGATCCCGCCGCTGGACCTGCAGATCGAAGATGGAGAATTCGTTGTCTTTGTCGGTCCCTCCGGCTGCGGCAAGTCCACGCTGCTGCGTCTGATCGCGGGCCTGGAGGACACAACGAGCGGCCAGATCACTATCGACGGCAAGGACGCGACCGAAGTGCCGCCCGCCAAGCGCGGTCTTGCCATGGTGTTCCAGTCCTATGCGCTCTACCCGCACATGTCGGTGCGCAAGAACATCGCCTTTCCGCTGCGCATGGCCGGTCTCGACAAGGACGCCCAGAACGCGAAGGTGGAAGCGGCGGCCAAGGTCCTGAACCTGACGGACTACCTGGACCGACGTCCGGGACAGCTCTCCGGCGGCCAGCGCCAGCGTGTCGCCATCGGCCGGGCCATCGTGCGCGAACCGGCGGCCTTCCTGTTCGACGAACCGTTGTCGAACCTCGATGCCGCTCTGCGCGTCAATATGCGCCTGGAAATCTCCGAGCTCCACCAGTCGCTCCAGACGACGATGATCTATGTCACCCATGACCAGGTCGAAGCCATGACCATGGCCGACAAGATCGTGGTGCTGCAGGCAGGTGTCATCGAGCAGGTCGGCTCGCCGCTGGATCTTTATCACACGCCGCGCAACAAGTTCGTCGCCGGCTTCATCGGTTCGCCGAAGATGAATTTCCTGATGGGCGCCTATGCGTCCGAGTATGATGCCACCACCATCGGCATCCGGCCGGAACATCTGACGGTCTCTTCAACCGAGGGCAAGTGGCAGGGCACTGTCGGCGTCTCCGAACACCTCGGCTCCGACACGTTCCTGTATGTCGAGATCGACGGGCTGGACGACCCGCTCACCGTGCGCTCCTCCGGCGAGGTCGGCCTGCGCCACGGCGACACGGTCTACCTGACGCCGGACCCGGAAAAAATTCACCGTTTCGACAACCAGGGCCTGAGGATCGCATGA
- a CDS encoding L-iditol 2-dehydrogenase, with protein MTRLTGKSALITGAARGIGKAFAERYVAEGATVAIGDINLAGAEAAASELGPNAYAVELDVTDQASIDAAIGAIEARTGGLDILINNAALFDLAPIVEITRDSYDRLFKINVGGTLFMLQAAARSMIKRGRGGKIINMASQAGRRGEALVGVYCATKAAVISLTQSAGLDLIKHGINVNAIAPGVVDGEHWDGVDALFAKHEGLQPGEKKAAVGAAVPFGRMGTAEDLTGMAVFLASSDADYVVAQTYNVDGGNWMS; from the coding sequence ATGACGCGCCTGACCGGAAAATCCGCACTGATCACGGGCGCCGCCCGCGGCATCGGCAAGGCTTTTGCCGAACGTTATGTGGCCGAAGGCGCAACGGTCGCCATCGGCGATATCAATCTCGCCGGCGCGGAGGCGGCGGCCAGTGAACTCGGGCCGAATGCCTATGCGGTCGAGCTCGATGTCACCGACCAGGCCTCCATCGACGCCGCGATCGGAGCCATCGAAGCCAGAACGGGAGGTCTCGACATCCTGATCAACAACGCGGCGCTGTTCGATCTTGCCCCTATCGTGGAGATCACCCGCGACAGCTACGATCGCCTGTTCAAGATCAATGTCGGCGGCACGTTGTTCATGCTGCAGGCCGCCGCCAGGTCCATGATCAAGCGGGGCCGGGGCGGCAAGATCATCAACATGGCGAGCCAGGCAGGCCGACGTGGCGAAGCACTTGTGGGCGTTTACTGTGCCACCAAGGCCGCCGTCATCAGCCTGACCCAGTCCGCAGGTCTCGACCTCATCAAACACGGCATCAACGTCAATGCCATCGCTCCCGGTGTGGTCGACGGCGAACACTGGGACGGCGTCGACGCACTCTTTGCCAAACATGAAGGCCTGCAACCCGGCGAAAAGAAAGCCGCCGTCGGCGCCGCCGTGCCATTCGGGCGCATGGGCACCGCCGAGGACCTGACCGGCATGGCGGTTTTCCTGGCGAGTTCCGACGCCGATTACGTTGTCGCGCAGACCTACAACGTCGATGGCGGCAACTGGATGAGCTGA
- a CDS encoding mannitol dehydrogenase family protein, whose product MTQKLDKTVLDTLEGNIAKPSYRRDDLSPGILHIGVGNFHRAHQAVYLNRLFDLGESHEWAIVGAGLKPYDTAMRDRLAPQDWLTTVVELAPDGLNALVCGAMIDFLEVDPAKLVARLCQPDIRIVSLTITEGGYFVDPNTGGFDAAHPEILADLHRPDAPKTVFGALVSALLKRRDNGLAPFTVMSCDNLPENGHIARQAVASFARALSTEAGDWVEENVAFPSGMVDCITPATGDRERQLVRETFGLTDAAPVVCEPFRQWVLEDNFPTGRPALEKVGVEFVEDVAPYELMKLRILNGGHAAIAYPGALLGHHFVHDAMADPLIRAYLKRLEEQEILPTVPGIPGVSFEAYLQTVMERFSNPAVGDTIPRLCLDGSNRQPKFILPAIQDRLNRSLSITGLALETALWCRYCLGRDEQGNTHVIEDESADLLHAWARSVFEGDPELSTLPELFGTLATHEAFLRAFRHAVERIRANGVAATLKSYVDGTFSAAAPDQKATA is encoded by the coding sequence ATGACCCAGAAACTCGACAAGACCGTGCTCGACACCCTTGAAGGCAACATTGCCAAGCCGTCCTATCGCCGGGACGACCTGTCACCCGGCATTCTCCATATCGGTGTCGGCAATTTTCACCGCGCCCATCAGGCGGTTTATCTGAACAGGCTCTTCGATCTCGGCGAAAGCCACGAATGGGCCATCGTCGGTGCCGGGTTGAAACCCTATGACACCGCCATGCGCGACCGGCTTGCCCCGCAGGACTGGCTGACAACCGTCGTCGAACTCGCCCCGGACGGGCTGAACGCACTGGTCTGTGGCGCCATGATCGACTTCCTCGAAGTCGACCCGGCAAAGCTCGTGGCGCGTCTTTGCCAACCGGACATCCGCATCGTCTCGCTGACCATCACCGAGGGTGGTTATTTCGTGGATCCGAACACGGGCGGTTTTGATGCGGCTCATCCTGAGATCCTCGCTGATCTACACCGCCCGGACGCCCCCAAAACCGTTTTCGGAGCTCTTGTCTCTGCTCTCCTCAAACGGCGGGACAATGGTCTCGCCCCCTTCACCGTCATGTCCTGTGACAACCTGCCGGAAAACGGTCACATCGCCCGACAAGCGGTTGCCAGTTTTGCGCGCGCACTATCCACCGAAGCTGGTGACTGGGTTGAAGAAAACGTCGCCTTTCCAAGCGGCATGGTCGATTGCATCACTCCGGCCACCGGTGACAGGGAACGCCAGCTTGTCCGAGAAACCTTCGGTCTCACCGATGCGGCCCCCGTGGTCTGCGAACCGTTTCGCCAGTGGGTTCTGGAAGACAATTTCCCGACGGGCCGTCCGGCCCTGGAAAAAGTCGGCGTCGAGTTCGTCGAAGACGTTGCCCCATACGAGCTGATGAAGCTGCGCATCCTGAATGGCGGCCATGCGGCGATTGCCTATCCCGGGGCCCTTCTCGGACATCATTTCGTCCATGACGCAATGGCCGATCCGCTGATCCGGGCTTATCTGAAGCGGCTCGAAGAACAGGAAATCCTGCCGACCGTTCCCGGCATTCCAGGTGTCAGCTTCGAAGCCTATCTTCAGACCGTGATGGAACGCTTTTCCAATCCGGCCGTCGGCGATACCATTCCGCGCCTCTGCCTTGACGGTTCAAACCGCCAGCCGAAATTCATTCTACCGGCCATTCAGGATCGGCTGAACCGGAGCCTCTCCATCACGGGCCTCGCCCTTGAAACTGCGCTTTGGTGCCGCTACTGCCTGGGCAGAGACGAACAGGGCAACACGCATGTCATCGAGGACGAAAGCGCCGATCTGCTTCACGCCTGGGCCCGCAGCGTCTTCGAAGGAGATCCGGAACTGTCCACATTGCCAGAGCTGTTTGGCACACTTGCAACGCACGAAGCCTTCCTGAGGGCCTTCCGTCATGCAGTGGAAAGGATCAGGGCAAACGGCGTTGCCGCAACGCTCAAGAGCTACGTGGACGGTACTTTCTCCGCAGCTGCCCCGGATCAGAAAGCAACGGCCTAA
- a CDS encoding heme ABC transporter ATP-binding protein has translation MLYQPVSEGVSLTSDLVVDRASVSVGRTQIVKDVSFHAGAGELLAIIGPSGSGKTTLMRAMTGEMPYAGAIRLAGLEVSGLAPEFQAELRGVLPQASQISFPLNVSEVVGLGLIDRRRGRQERSRRIAEALGRVGLAGFEGRTYQDLSGGEQQRVQLARVLCQVWDPVPADGPPRWLFLDEPVSSLDIKHQYQIMRLAAAYAAKGGGVVAVMHDLNLTAAFADTVLVMRNGERLAFGTRDEVMQPELLSKAYDFPLEIIPHTRARPVIVPMEGE, from the coding sequence ATGCTTTATCAACCCGTTTCAGAAGGCGTGTCCCTGACATCCGATCTTGTGGTTGACCGGGCTTCGGTATCCGTTGGCAGGACGCAGATCGTCAAGGACGTCTCGTTTCATGCCGGGGCCGGTGAACTTCTGGCGATCATCGGTCCGAGCGGTTCGGGCAAAACCACCTTGATGCGGGCGATGACAGGAGAGATGCCCTATGCCGGTGCGATCCGGCTGGCCGGGCTGGAGGTCAGCGGTCTAGCGCCGGAGTTTCAGGCCGAACTCAGGGGCGTCTTGCCACAGGCAAGTCAGATCTCCTTTCCGCTCAATGTCTCGGAAGTGGTCGGTCTCGGGCTGATCGACCGCCGTCGCGGACGGCAGGAAAGATCCCGCCGGATCGCCGAGGCGCTTGGCCGGGTCGGGCTTGCCGGATTTGAAGGTCGTACCTACCAGGACCTGTCCGGCGGTGAGCAGCAGCGCGTTCAGCTGGCCCGCGTGCTGTGCCAGGTCTGGGACCCTGTGCCGGCCGATGGACCTCCGCGCTGGCTGTTTCTCGACGAACCGGTCTCCAGCCTCGACATCAAGCACCAGTACCAGATCATGCGTCTGGCGGCGGCCTATGCAGCCAAAGGCGGCGGAGTTGTCGCCGTCATGCACGACCTCAACCTGACAGCCGCCTTTGCCGACACGGTGCTGGTCATGCGGAACGGTGAACGGCTTGCCTTCGGGACACGGGATGAGGTGATGCAGCCCGAACTCCTGTCAAAGGCCTATGATTTCCCGCTTGAAATCATCCCGCACACGCGCGCGCGACCGGTGATTGTGCCGATGGAAGGCGAGTGA